From Dromaius novaehollandiae isolate bDroNov1 chromosome 15, bDroNov1.hap1, whole genome shotgun sequence, a single genomic window includes:
- the LOC135329999 gene encoding protocadherin beta-15-like, giving the protein MASARQVLCLCVLLCVPHARSEPIRYSVAEERESGSLVAHVAQDVGLDLAQLWARDARLVSDHSRQYFRLDRRTGRLAVSERIDREEICGQAVTCTVPFELLLADPLQFFRIEVAIEDINDHSPVFPEEEVTFKIPETSEPGSRFPLEGARDLDVGSNSLQAYSIAPENEYFSVSFRSRGEGDNSVELVLEKSLDREEQPEVAFSVIATDGGSPPRSGTAQVRIVVLDVNDNAPIFTQERYRGQVLENAPEDSVVLRVVAADADVGVNGEISYSFSQAVGHSHVAFKIDPVSGEIRVSQPLDFEAAEKHELSVRATDGGGLSALCKVVVEVLDVNDNAPELAVSSFSSRLAESALPGTVVGLFVVKDRDAGDNGKVVCSLEDQPAFSLRPAYKNYYELVTASALDREETARYILAVTAADAGSPPLTTTQTFTVDVSDVNDNAPVFNQTSYTMHVRENNDPAVLVGAVRAADDDDVGPNSKVTYSLAPARPAERAARSYVSVNSENGNVFVLRPLDYEQVRQLEVVVSAADSGSPPLSANVTVRILVVDENDNAPVVLHPAQDSSPPSSELVPTSAEAGYLVAKVVAVDADSGQNSWLSYHLLKATDPGLFAVGAQTGEVRLRRPVTERDAVRQKLVVLVRDNGRPPLSATAVLAALLLDGFSDAHMPRNGLAPEDEGGSLTLYLIVSLAFVSLLFLASAAAFVACKVCKRKSLKEGTVLYGPGDFQTGLADAAGTGTLPHAYCYEVSLTTGSGNSEFRFLKPVLASLPPQRCGTDGGAAGEEDFPGGLPRAEEPRPQSHGTLPAGPFSRLAFD; this is encoded by the coding sequence ATGGCGTCTGCAAGGCAAGTGCTTTGTCTCTGTGTTCTTCTCTGCGTGCCGCATGCTCGCTCCGAGCCCATTCGCTACTCCGTCGCCgaggagagggagagcggctCGCTGGTGGCTCACGTCGCGCAGGACGTGGGGCTGGACctggcgcagctctgggctcgcGACGCCCGGCTTGTTTCGGACCACAGCCGGCAGTATTTTCGGTTAGACCGCAGGACCGGCCGCCTGGCAGTTAGCGAGAGGATAGACCGGGAGGAGATCTGCGGCCAGGCCGTCACGTGCACGGTCCCCtttgagctgctgctggccgacCCTCTGCAGTTCTTTCGGATCGAAGTGGCCATAGAGGATATCAATGACCACTCGCCAGTGTTCCCGGAGGAAGAAGTGACTTTTAAGATCCCGGAAACGAGCGAGCCGGGGTCCCGTTTCCCGCTGGAGGGGGCTCGGGACCTAGATGTCGGCAGTAACAGCCTGCAGGCTTACAGCATCGCTCCCGAGAACGAGTACTTCAGCGTCTCTTTCCGGAGTCGCGGTGAGGGCGACAATTCCGTCGAATTAGTCCTGGAAAAGTCACTGGACAGAGAGGAGCAACCGGAGGTTGCTTTCAGTGTCATTGCCACGGACGGGGGCTCTCCGCCCCGGAGCGGGACGGCCCAGGTCCGCATCGTTGTCCTGGACGTAAATGACAACGCTCCGATCTTCACGCAGGAACGGTACAGAGGACAGGTTTTGGAAAACGCCCCGGAGGACTCGGTGGTTCTCCGTGTGGTCGCAGCTGATGCGGACGTGGGAGTTAACGGGGAGATATCCTACTCGTTCAGCCAAGCGGTGGGGCACAGCCACGTAGCGTTCAAGATCGACCCCGTGAGTGGTGAAATTCGTGTCAGCCAGCCCCTGGATTTCGAAGCGGCGGAGAAACACGAGCTCAGCGTGCGCGCCACAGACGGCGGGGGTCTCTCCGCGCTCTGCAAGGTAGTGGTGGAGGTGCTGGatgtgaacgacaacgcgccggagCTGGCGGTGAGTTCCTTCAGCAGCCGCCTCGCCGAGAGCGCCTTGCCCGGGACGGTGGTCGGCCTCTTTGTCGTCAAGGACCGGGACGCCGGGGACAACGGGAAGGTCGTCTGTTCGCTGGAGGACCAGCCCGCGTTCTCCCTGAGGCCTGCCTATAAGAATTACTACGAGCTGGTGACAGCGAGCGCCCTGGACCGGGAGGAGACGGCGCGGTACATCCTCGCGGTCACGGCGGCCGACGCGGGGTCCCCGCCTCTCACGACCACGCAGACCTTCACGGTGGACGTCTCCGACGTCAATGACAACGCGCCCGTGTTCAACCAGACGTCGTACACCATGCACGTGCGTGAGAACAACGACCCGGCCGTGCTCGTCGGCGCCGTCCGCGCCGCGGACGACGACGACGTGGGGCCCAACTCCAAGGTGACCTATTCCCTGGCGCCGGCCCGCCCCGCGGAGCGCGCCGCGCGCTCCTACGTCTCCGTGAACTCCGAGAACGGGAACGTGTTTGTGCTGCGGCCGCTGGACTACGAGCAGGTGAGGCAGCTGGAGGTCGTGGTGAGCGCCGCCGACTCGGGCTCGCCGCCCCTCAGCGCCAACGTCACCGTCCGCATCCTCGTGGTGGACGAAAACGACAACGCGCCCGTGGTCCTGCACCCCGCGCAGGACAGCTCGCCGCCGTCCAGCGAGCTGGTGCCCACGTCGGCCGAGGCGGGCTACCTCGTCGCCAAAGTGGTGGCCGTCGACGCCGACTCGGGGCAGAATTCGTGGCTTTCCTACCACCTGCTCAAGGCAACGGACCCCGGGCTGTTCGCCGTGGGGGCCCAAACCGGCGAGGTGCGGCTGAGGCGGCCGGTGACCGAGAGAGACGCCGTGAGGCAGAAGCTGGTGGTCCTGGTGCGGGACAACGGGCGGCCGCCGCTGTCCGCCACCGCGGTGCTGGCCGCGCTCCTGCTCGACGGCTTCTCGGACGCGCACATGCCGCGCAACGGCCTGGCCCCGGAGGACGAGGGCGGCTCGCTGACGCTTTATTTAATCGTTTCCCTGGCCTTCGTCTCGCTCCTCTTCCTCGCTTCGGCCGCAGCCTTCGTCGCCTGCAAGGTGTGCAAGAGAAAGTCCCTGAAGGAGGGCACCGTGCTCTACGGCCCCGGCGACTTCCAGACCGGCCTGGCCGACGCAGCCGGGACGGGGACTCTGCCCCACGCCTACTGCTACGAGGTCAGCCTCACCACGGGCTCGGGCAACAGCGAGTTCAGGTTCCTCAAGCCGGTCCTCGCCAGCCTGCCGCCGCAGCGCTGCGGCACGGACGGGGGTGCCGCCGGGGAGGAGGATTTCCCCGGCGGCCTGCCCCGCGCCGAGGAACCGCGACCGCAGAGCCACGGGACGCTGCCTGCGGGACCGTTCAGCAGGCTTGCCTTTGACTAG